One window of Triticum dicoccoides isolate Atlit2015 ecotype Zavitan chromosome 5A, WEW_v2.0, whole genome shotgun sequence genomic DNA carries:
- the LOC119299965 gene encoding uncharacterized protein LOC119299965, which produces MLSTGARQPRCTLCGAGADVHCHADAAFLCAPCDAQVHGANSLASRHRRTRVPPEPNPGVARLHAATAGRTRVSPPSDARGRCRAELQLLPRRIGLDEGATRLRAAGAFRTLRGEFAAAAPRIPLRVAMAAALWREVAAHGGVHEPGKALQRLAAWAHVPASSLVTVAIGRARQVRTAIVDVGEDTVDCAIVSPRQTPQELNLFI; this is translated from the exons ATGCTGTCCACTGGTGCGAGGCAGCCGCGCTGCACGTTGTGCGGCGCGGGGGCGGACGTGCACTGCCACGCCGACGCCGCGTTCCTCTGCGCGCCGTGCGATGCCCAGGTGCACGGCGCCAACTCCCTGGCGTCCCGCCACCGCCGGACGCGCGTACCGCCCGAGCCCA accccgggGTTGCGCGCCTACATGCCGCCACAGCCGGCCGAACGCGTGTCTCGCCGCCCAGCGACGCCCGCGGCCGCTGCAGGGCCGAGCTCCAACTTTTGCCCAGGCGGATAGGCCTGGATGAGGGGGCTACGCGCCTGCGTGCCGCCGGAGCCTTCCGCACGCTCCGGGGCGAGTTCGCCGCTGCAGCGCCGCGCATTCCGTTGCGCGTGGCGATGGCGGCCGCGCTGTGGAGGGAGGTGGCGGCTCACGGCGGCGTCCACGAGCCCGGCAAAGCGCTCCAACGCCTAGCAGCCTGGGCGCACGTGCCAGCGAGTTCCCTTGTGACGGTGGCGATCGGGCGCGCGCGCCAAGTAAGGACGGCCATAGTGGACGTTGGGGAGGACACGGTCGACTGCGCGATCGTGAGCCCACGCCAGACACCACAAGAGCTTAACTTATTCATTTAG